From Nicotiana tabacum cultivar K326 chromosome 22, ASM71507v2, whole genome shotgun sequence, one genomic window encodes:
- the LOC107792535 gene encoding protein NRT1/ PTR FAMILY 6.3-like — MDLPQTQQDTKSIPDAWDYKGRPALKSLSGGWASSAMILGVEAVERLVTLGIAVNLVVYLTKTMHLGNANAANIVTNFMGTSYILTLLGGYIADTFIGRYLTIGIFATVQAIGVTILTISTIIPSLRPPKCELGSSTCIPASGKQLAVLYTALYMTALGTGGLKSSVSGFGSDQFDDSDKKERGQMIKFFSWFFFLINVGALAAVTVLVYIQDKVGREWGYGICACAIIVGLIVFLTGTKNYRFKKLVGSPLTQIASVFVAAWRKRHLKLPSDSSFLITVDDIIGEDNKKNKQQLPHSKEFRFLDKAAIKEDDSEFSGTTILNNWNLATLTDVEEVKLVIRMLPTWGTTIMFWTVYAQMTTFSVSQATTMNRHIGKSFEIPAASLTAFFVGSILLMIIFYDRIMVPICRRFLNNPHGFTPLQRIAIGLVSSIFAMIAAALTEVKRLKVAKLHGLTNDQNAIIPMSVFWLVPQFLLVGGGEAFTYIGQLDFFLRECPKGMKTMSTGLFISTISLGFFFSSILVTIVDKVTGKTKPWLADNLNKGKLYDFYWLLAILSVLNLMVFLFCSRRYVYKEKRLAEVGIEMEESDPVCH, encoded by the exons ATGGACCTTCCCCAGACACAACAAGATACAAAATCTATTCCAGATGCCTGGGATTACAAAGGGCGACCTGCTCTTAAATCACTCTCTGGTGGTTGGGCTAGTTCCGCCATGATTTTAG GGGTTGAGGCAGTGGAGAGGCTAGTAACACTAGGCATTGCTGTAAACCTGGTGGTGTACTTGACTAAAACCATGCACTTGGGCAATGCTAACGCCGCAAACATTGTTACTAACTTTATGGGAACTTCTTATATCCTTACTTTGCTTGGCGGCTACATTGCTGACACTTTCATCGGAAG GTATCTTACCATTGGCATCTTCGCCACTGTTCAAGCTATA GGTGTCACAATTTTGACAATATCCACCATAATCCCAAGCCTACGACCTCCAAAATGTGAACTAGGAAGCTCAACATGCATCCCAGCAAGCGGCAAACAACTCGCCGTCCTTTACACCGCCCTATACATGACGGCTCTAGGCACCGGCGGCTTAAAATCCAGTGTCTCCGGCTTCGGTTCCGACCAATTCGACGATTCCGACAAAAAGGAAAGAGGCCAGATGATAAAATTCTTCAGCTGGTTCTTTTTCTTAATAAACGTAGGAGCGCTAGCTGCAGTGACAGTACTAGTTTACATTCAGGATAAAGTGGGAAGGGAATGGGGTTATGGTATATGCGCTTGTGCTATTATTGTTGGACTTATCGTGTTCTTGACTGGCACAAAGAATTATCGTTTCAAGAAACTTGTAGGGAGTCCATTGACCCAAATTGCTTCAGTGTTTGTTGCTGCTTGGAGGAAAAGGCATCTGAAATTGCCATCTGATTCCTCTTTTCTAATCACTGTTGATGATATTATTGgggaagataacaaaaagaataAACAGCAGTTGCCTCACAGCAAGGAGTTCCG TTTCTTGGACAAGGCAGCTATTAAAGAAGATGACAGTGAATTTTCTGGGACAACCATATTGAATAACTGGAATTTAGCAACTTTAACCGATGTTGAAGAAGTTAAATTGGTAATCAGAATGTTACCAACATGGGGTACGACCATTATGTTCTGGACTGTCTATGCTCAAATGACAACATTTTCCGTGTCACAAGCTACTACAATGAACCGTCATATTGGTAAATCCTTTGAAATTCCAGCTGCCTCACTCACTGCTTTCTTTGTTGGAAGtattcttttgatgattatttTCTACGATCGGATCATGGTTCCAATTTGTCGTCGATTCTTGAACAATCCACACGGTTTCACCCCGTTGCAACGTATTGCTATAGGCCTAGTCAGTTCAATTTTTGCAATGATAGCCGCTGCTTTAACAGAAGTGAAAAGATTGAAGGTTGCGAAATTACACGGATTGACAAACGATCAGAATGCTATAATTCCTATGAGTGTGTTTTGGTTAGTCCCACAATTCTTGCTTGTTGGTGGAGGTGAAGCTTTTACTTATATTGGGCAACTTGATTTTTTCTTAAGGGAATGTCCTAAAGGGATGAAGACTATGAGTACAGGCTTGTTTATAAGCACAATttcattaggatttttctttagttCAATTTTGGTCACAATTGTGGATAAGGTGACTGGAAAAACAAAGCCATGGTTAGCTGATAATTTGAACAAAGGAAAGCTCTATGATTTCTACTGGCTTTTGGCAATATTGAGTgttttgaatttgatggtattcTTGTTTTGTTCAAGACGATATGTGTACAAGGAAAAGAGGCTGGCTGAAGTGGGGATTGAAATGGAGGAGTCGGACCCAGTTTGCCATTAA